One window from the genome of Thermococcus siculi encodes:
- a CDS encoding molybdenum cofactor biosynthesis protein MoaE — protein sequence MKVRLTKEAFDLNEALGYLLVPEAGAYVFFLGKVRNENKGRRVEKLIYEAYPEMAEAEMERIREEALERFPILDMLIWHRYGELPVGEDTILIIASAGHRREAFEACSWAIDEVKRRVPVWKKEVTDEGTFWIEGDRLVPED from the coding sequence ATGAAGGTGAGGCTCACGAAGGAAGCGTTCGACCTCAACGAGGCCCTCGGTTACCTCCTCGTCCCCGAGGCGGGTGCCTACGTTTTCTTCCTCGGGAAGGTCAGGAACGAGAACAAGGGGAGGAGGGTGGAGAAGCTTATTTACGAGGCCTATCCCGAGATGGCTGAGGCCGAGATGGAGCGCATCAGGGAGGAGGCCCTCGAGAGGTTTCCGATACTGGACATGCTGATATGGCACCGCTACGGAGAGCTGCCCGTTGGGGAGGATACCATACTCATCATTGCCAGCGCCGGCCACAGGAGGGAGGCCTTCGAGGCCTGCTCGTGGGCGATCGATGAGGTGAAGAGGCGCGTTCCGGTGTGGAAGAAGGAGGTCACCGACGAGGGTACCTTCTGGATCGAGGGGGATAGACTGGTGCCCGAAGACTGA
- a CDS encoding ThiF family adenylyltransferase: MLGERELERYDRQIMIFGKEGQEKLKRSKVAVVGVGGLGSPVAYYLAAAGIGTLLLIDEQKPELSNLNRQILHWEEDIGKNPKPESARWKLERFNSDIKIETFVGRLTGENIDGVLDGVDIIVDCLDNFETRFLLDDYSQRKRIPLVHGAVEGTFGQVTTIVPGITKSLREIFPKVKDSGEKFPIIGATAGVVGSIQAMEVVKLLTGIGEPLLNRLLIVDLAFNTFDVVELR; this comes from the coding sequence ATGCTGGGAGAGAGGGAACTGGAGAGGTACGACAGACAGATAATGATATTCGGGAAGGAGGGCCAGGAGAAGCTGAAACGCTCGAAGGTTGCCGTCGTTGGCGTGGGTGGCCTCGGCAGCCCTGTTGCATACTACCTGGCCGCCGCAGGCATAGGAACGCTCCTCCTCATCGACGAACAGAAACCGGAGCTGAGCAACCTGAACAGACAGATACTCCACTGGGAAGAGGACATCGGCAAAAACCCAAAGCCTGAATCGGCCAGGTGGAAGCTGGAGCGCTTCAACTCCGACATAAAGATCGAGACCTTCGTGGGCCGGCTGACCGGGGAGAACATCGACGGGGTTCTCGACGGTGTCGACATCATAGTCGACTGCCTCGACAACTTTGAGACGAGGTTCCTTCTCGACGATTACTCCCAGCGGAAAAGAATTCCCCTCGTCCACGGTGCGGTGGAGGGCACTTTCGGCCAGGTAACCACTATAGTTCCGGGCATAACGAAGAGCCTTCGGGAGATATTCCCGAAGGTTAAAGATAGCGGGGAAAAGTTCCCCATAATCGGGGCAACCGCAGGAGTCGTTGGCTCCATTCAGGCCATGGAGGTCGTAAAGCTCCTGACCGGCATCGGTGAGCCGCTCCTGAACAGGCTCCTCATCGTCGATCTGGCATTCAACACCTTCGACGTCGTTGAGCTTAGGTGA
- a CDS encoding ubiquitin-like small modifier protein 1 has translation MKITVRYFARYRSLVGKGEEELEVPDGITVGELIEILKERHPVLRNEVFAEDDDLADVNVSRNGRYVRFDEVLRDGDTVALFPPVSGG, from the coding sequence ATGAAGATAACCGTCCGCTACTTCGCTAGATACCGCTCGCTCGTCGGAAAAGGGGAGGAGGAGCTTGAGGTTCCCGACGGGATAACCGTTGGAGAGCTGATTGAAATCCTGAAGGAGAGGCACCCGGTTCTCAGGAACGAGGTCTTCGCGGAGGACGACGACCTGGCCGATGTTAACGTTTCGAGGAACGGCCGATACGTCCGCTTTGACGAGGTTCTCCGCGACGGAGACACCGTCGCGCTGTTTCCCCCTGTGAGCGGTGGTTGA
- a CDS encoding CDP-2,3-bis-(O-geranylgeranyl)-sn-glycerol synthase, translating to MSLSSILWALWYILPAYVANGSPVLVGGGRPIDGGRKWRDGKRLLGDGKTWRGFIGGVAFGTLTGVVQYFLTPGFYGDLKTAVLLAFLLSFGALTGDLIGSFMKRRANLPRGAPAIGLDQLGFLLSALAFAYPVMSLSSGQMLFVLIVTPFIHWGANYFAYRMGWKSVPW from the coding sequence ATGTCGCTCTCATCTATCCTGTGGGCTTTGTGGTATATCCTTCCCGCTTACGTTGCCAACGGTTCGCCGGTCCTCGTTGGTGGAGGCAGACCCATCGATGGCGGAAGGAAGTGGAGGGACGGAAAGAGGCTCCTCGGTGATGGCAAGACGTGGAGGGGCTTCATAGGTGGCGTCGCCTTCGGAACCCTGACCGGGGTTGTTCAGTACTTTCTGACGCCGGGCTTCTACGGCGACCTGAAGACGGCCGTCCTTCTCGCGTTCCTCCTGTCCTTCGGAGCACTCACCGGCGATTTAATCGGCAGCTTCATGAAGAGGCGGGCGAACCTGCCGCGCGGTGCTCCGGCAATAGGCCTCGATCAGCTTGGCTTCCTTCTCTCGGCTCTGGCGTTCGCCTACCCGGTCATGTCGCTCTCGAGCGGCCAGATGCTCTTCGTTCTCATAGTCACCCCCTTCATCCACTGGGGGGCCAACTACTTCGCCTACAGGATGGGCTGGAAGAGCGTGCCCTGGTAG
- a CDS encoding GbsR/MarR family transcriptional regulator — translation MGVEEAKRIVMNHFASAARRFGFNELYGYIYGVLFLAREPMSLSEIAEATGYSLSHISSALKFMERVGLVVRIKKPGDKKAYFRATKMLKDWREVAYYNRIVEDIQQTRTNLERALKELEGEEGEEAEFIRESIEFAIKRNEIAERIIRLILEHRDEEILERLVNCLEKSGR, via the coding sequence ATGGGGGTTGAGGAAGCAAAGAGGATAGTCATGAACCACTTCGCGTCTGCGGCGAGGCGCTTCGGCTTCAACGAGCTTTACGGGTACATTTACGGCGTTCTCTTCCTGGCCAGGGAGCCTATGAGCCTCTCGGAGATAGCCGAGGCCACCGGTTACTCGCTCTCCCACATCAGCAGCGCCCTCAAGTTCATGGAGAGGGTAGGTCTCGTCGTCAGGATAAAGAAGCCCGGCGATAAGAAGGCCTACTTCAGGGCCACCAAGATGCTGAAAGACTGGAGAGAGGTCGCTTATTACAACAGGATTGTGGAGGACATCCAGCAGACGAGGACAAACCTTGAGAGAGCTTTGAAGGAACTGGAAGGAGAGGAGGGCGAGGAGGCCGAGTTCATAAGGGAGAGCATAGAGTTCGCAATTAAACGAAACGAGATAGCGGAGAGAATAATCCGCCTCATCCTGGAGCACAGGGACGAGGAGATTCTTGAGAGGCTCGTCAACTGCCTCGAAAAGAGCGGGCGGTAG
- a CDS encoding hydrophobe/amphiphile efflux-3 (HAE3) family transporter, with protein MDLLRKVAGIIVRYRVAFALIALFLMVVSVYGIGQLRFESDLSTMLPEGTPAIADYNILQNEFQSGDSTIIAVKIDSIEPGGVYDIRDPEVIEAVYELEQRLRQREYVTDTVSIADVYMQVLGRLPRSEEEAKFVLDMLPPEQRYSLVSRDYTMTMIVVTISREKKTETLVRVYQGIQEDMKSVKFPKNVEVIQTGNIGITYRILELLQSDLNKTMAISFILVIALLLYFYRSPVKAIIPLIPLIFGVTMTLGFMGLAGIPLDLATTTIGAMIIGMGIDYGIHITNRYYEERRNGRDIEDAAAEAVAETGKALLGAALTTIAGFAAMYLSSLPMLHHLATALILGLSLAALNAIVITPAVVILEEDVVKKLKGHYVRPEVRSGSGFIGELFHSLGRTIKAKPRAILGAVLLVTLLFAYGVTQVTTEVRLEKFVPEGMPEIEALLDIRGEFGGQDEIYVLVKADDVRDPAVMRAMYIFEKQVKADSYYNGVFSSESPADTVYREYGYIPNDREKIRAALGEYQGVQTVSNDYSMALIKFTGDFGGASMDDFRRIMRYFEEETKMAQSTEFPPGTELTVTGDLYLNYVLDQITSVEINRISTYGTVFVVLIVLLLFRRPKVSLAMITPMFLGALWTVGFMGLAGIPFTQSLAGVISMIVGLGVDYGMHLTHRFLEEMNEGNPRPIVTAVGSVGPGILAGALTTAGGFLALLAGELPTIHDFGLTLAFGIFASMTAAYFVTPALLQIFYGKKVGGGSE; from the coding sequence ATGGACCTGCTCAGGAAGGTGGCTGGGATAATCGTCAGGTACAGAGTGGCATTCGCATTGATAGCCCTGTTCCTGATGGTGGTTTCGGTATACGGGATAGGACAGCTGCGCTTCGAGAGCGACCTGAGCACCATGCTCCCGGAGGGAACCCCCGCAATAGCGGACTACAACATTCTTCAGAACGAGTTCCAGAGCGGGGACAGCACAATAATAGCGGTCAAAATAGACTCCATAGAGCCAGGGGGCGTCTACGACATCCGCGATCCGGAGGTTATAGAGGCGGTTTACGAGCTGGAGCAGAGGCTGCGCCAGAGGGAGTATGTCACGGATACGGTGAGCATAGCCGACGTTTACATGCAGGTTCTCGGCAGACTTCCCCGAAGCGAGGAGGAGGCGAAGTTCGTCCTCGACATGCTCCCCCCGGAGCAGAGGTACTCCCTGGTCAGCAGAGACTACACGATGACGATGATAGTCGTCACGATAAGCAGGGAGAAGAAGACGGAGACCCTGGTGAGGGTCTATCAGGGCATACAGGAGGACATGAAAAGCGTTAAGTTTCCGAAGAACGTGGAGGTAATCCAGACAGGGAACATAGGAATAACATACCGCATTCTCGAACTCCTCCAGAGCGACCTCAACAAGACGATGGCGATATCATTCATCCTCGTCATAGCACTCCTGCTGTACTTCTACCGCTCACCGGTGAAGGCGATCATACCCCTCATACCCCTCATTTTCGGAGTCACCATGACCCTCGGCTTCATGGGGCTGGCCGGCATACCCCTCGACCTCGCGACGACTACCATAGGGGCGATGATAATTGGAATGGGAATCGACTATGGAATCCACATCACAAACCGCTACTACGAGGAGCGCAGGAACGGGAGGGACATAGAGGACGCCGCCGCCGAGGCCGTGGCCGAGACCGGGAAGGCCCTTCTGGGAGCGGCACTGACGACGATAGCGGGTTTTGCCGCCATGTATCTCTCCAGCCTGCCGATGCTTCACCATCTCGCCACCGCGCTGATACTCGGCCTCAGTCTCGCCGCCCTTAACGCGATCGTGATAACGCCGGCGGTCGTAATACTGGAGGAAGACGTGGTTAAGAAGCTAAAGGGTCACTACGTCCGCCCGGAGGTTCGCTCCGGCTCTGGATTCATAGGCGAGCTGTTCCACTCACTGGGGAGAACCATAAAGGCCAAACCCAGGGCCATCCTGGGGGCGGTTCTCCTCGTCACGCTCCTCTTTGCCTACGGCGTGACCCAGGTGACGACCGAGGTGAGGCTCGAGAAGTTCGTACCCGAGGGCATGCCCGAGATAGAGGCCCTTCTGGACATAAGGGGGGAGTTCGGTGGCCAGGATGAGATATACGTTCTGGTGAAGGCGGACGATGTGAGGGACCCCGCGGTCATGAGGGCAATGTACATCTTCGAGAAGCAGGTGAAAGCGGACTCCTACTACAACGGCGTCTTCAGCTCGGAAAGCCCCGCAGACACGGTTTACAGGGAGTACGGATACATACCAAACGACAGGGAGAAGATAAGGGCGGCCCTTGGTGAATACCAGGGGGTTCAGACGGTCTCCAACGACTACTCCATGGCACTGATCAAGTTCACAGGGGACTTCGGCGGGGCCAGCATGGACGATTTCAGGAGAATAATGCGGTACTTTGAAGAGGAAACGAAGATGGCCCAGAGCACCGAGTTTCCGCCGGGCACGGAGCTGACCGTTACGGGGGACCTCTACCTGAACTACGTCCTGGATCAGATAACGAGCGTTGAGATAAACCGCATATCAACGTACGGAACGGTCTTCGTAGTCCTCATAGTTCTCCTCCTCTTCCGGCGGCCGAAGGTTTCCCTGGCAATGATAACGCCGATGTTCCTCGGGGCACTCTGGACGGTGGGCTTCATGGGGCTGGCTGGCATCCCCTTCACGCAGAGCCTCGCGGGGGTAATATCCATGATAGTCGGCCTTGGGGTTGATTACGGCATGCACCTGACCCACAGGTTCCTGGAGGAGATGAACGAGGGCAACCCCAGGCCGATAGTCACAGCCGTCGGGAGCGTCGGGCCGGGGATACTCGCGGGGGCTTTGACAACCGCGGGTGGCTTTCTGGCACTCCTGGCCGGGGAACTTCCGACCATACACGACTTCGGCTTAACCCTCGCCTTCGGAATATTTGCCTCAATGACGGCCGCTTACTTCGTCACGCCCGCCCTGCTTCAAATATTCTACGGAAAGAAAGTTGGAGGTGGTTCGGAATGA
- a CDS encoding COG1361 S-layer family protein, whose product MKRYGALLALILITGTLGGMPVFASDTGSPLFEGYLSKGEAVLIGPLMITLTDTQKDYGNGEYYAMLMIMKDGKILNAEEKTMLVPDPNKIQFLLLNPRFLVALAETQGYDLSECEEYVNDTPAFNACILANAYGFYQWLQTAPPRVLADAVILTIETHPELGINEEDVLMEVTYPEVTPVRENETIEVDVDGKKAYITVNEIYPNGARISVSGPSEWRTATLPGLIISSVEMPPTVHPGETVTVKIHLKNEGAMKVRYINVFVTPTPMSFNESSSIASAVSMALSQSGVAQSVFYPEGSVVKYLEYLEGKENATVTFRIKINPTADVGTYPLYVGVVYTTGLGANMKMIQSYNFVALTVKKSRMGFIEVTKVETEPGEISPGDRFKVRFTLVNTGEEPVKALSLRINSYKTPVQGQVENVDLSTLSQLPIQGVEGLSQNLEDYLNQLMQYLAKQNVEAFLPVGEDNVKYEAELMPGQNVTLEFTVKANERLSNGIYPLRVELKYTSEPDENEITDERLVGIEITGKPRLLLSRASTSPSKVLPGTDNVEIDFQIDNVGNGVARTVIVKPLLEWPFSFSESSDQLIGLGSLGKGDSAKGSFRVNVAENASSGTYEIPLLITYTNDLGMEGNVTLKVPVIIGSKPNIEVVGVRFEPEPRQGETVNVYITLKNTGGEKATSVLIEGIVKANQPFTLDKRTDYVGDLAPGATGEGVIALKIDKNAIPKDYSIQLRIRAVGDPNQGDDNVYVFEKSIPVEVRENTRTASNFRNLAIGMGIIVVVVVIYTYLRSRRG is encoded by the coding sequence ATGAAGAGGTACGGCGCCCTGCTCGCACTCATACTCATCACCGGGACTCTGGGGGGAATGCCGGTGTTTGCGTCCGACACCGGCAGCCCCCTGTTCGAGGGTTACCTGAGCAAGGGGGAAGCGGTGCTCATAGGCCCGCTGATGATAACCCTCACGGACACCCAGAAGGACTACGGTAACGGCGAGTACTACGCCATGCTGATGATAATGAAGGACGGGAAGATACTGAACGCGGAAGAGAAAACCATGCTCGTCCCGGATCCCAATAAGATACAGTTCCTTCTGCTGAATCCAAGGTTCCTCGTTGCCCTGGCCGAAACGCAGGGCTACGACCTGAGCGAGTGCGAGGAGTACGTCAACGACACTCCGGCGTTTAACGCGTGCATCCTTGCCAACGCCTATGGCTTCTATCAATGGCTTCAAACCGCGCCGCCCAGAGTGCTGGCGGATGCGGTGATCCTGACGATAGAGACCCATCCCGAGCTGGGGATCAACGAAGAGGACGTCCTTATGGAGGTGACGTACCCCGAAGTGACCCCCGTGAGGGAGAACGAGACGATAGAGGTGGACGTGGACGGAAAGAAGGCGTACATTACTGTGAACGAGATATACCCCAATGGGGCGCGGATAAGCGTCAGCGGGCCGTCGGAGTGGAGAACGGCAACCCTCCCCGGACTGATAATCAGCAGCGTCGAGATGCCCCCCACGGTTCATCCAGGGGAGACCGTAACGGTCAAGATCCACCTCAAGAACGAGGGGGCCATGAAGGTGCGCTACATCAACGTCTTCGTCACCCCGACGCCGATGAGCTTCAACGAGAGTTCCTCGATAGCGAGCGCGGTCTCGATGGCGCTGAGCCAGAGTGGGGTGGCCCAGAGCGTCTTCTACCCTGAGGGTAGCGTAGTGAAATACCTGGAGTACCTCGAGGGCAAGGAGAACGCCACCGTGACGTTCAGAATAAAGATAAACCCGACCGCCGACGTCGGCACCTACCCCCTCTACGTAGGCGTCGTTTACACGACCGGTCTCGGGGCCAACATGAAGATGATCCAGAGCTACAACTTCGTTGCCCTCACCGTCAAGAAGAGCCGCATGGGCTTCATTGAGGTGACGAAGGTCGAGACGGAACCCGGGGAGATAAGCCCCGGCGATAGGTTCAAGGTGCGTTTCACGCTCGTCAACACCGGTGAAGAGCCGGTAAAGGCGCTCAGCCTGAGGATAAACTCCTACAAAACCCCAGTCCAGGGGCAGGTCGAGAACGTCGACCTTTCAACTCTCTCCCAGCTCCCGATACAGGGGGTGGAGGGCCTCAGCCAGAACCTCGAGGACTACCTCAACCAGCTGATGCAGTACCTGGCCAAGCAGAACGTTGAGGCCTTCCTGCCCGTGGGGGAGGACAACGTGAAGTACGAGGCCGAGCTTATGCCGGGCCAGAATGTGACGCTAGAATTCACGGTCAAGGCCAACGAGAGGCTCTCCAACGGCATCTACCCCCTCAGGGTGGAGCTAAAGTACACGAGCGAGCCGGACGAGAACGAGATAACGGACGAGAGGCTCGTGGGGATAGAGATAACGGGGAAGCCCAGGCTCCTGCTCTCCAGGGCATCCACTTCACCGAGCAAGGTTCTCCCGGGAACGGACAACGTCGAGATCGATTTCCAGATAGACAACGTCGGGAACGGGGTGGCTAGAACGGTGATAGTAAAGCCCCTCCTGGAGTGGCCCTTCAGCTTCAGCGAGAGCAGCGACCAGCTGATCGGCCTTGGCAGCCTCGGAAAGGGGGATTCGGCCAAGGGTTCCTTCAGGGTGAACGTGGCCGAGAACGCCAGCTCCGGAACCTACGAGATACCACTCCTCATAACCTACACAAACGACCTGGGGATGGAGGGGAACGTCACCCTCAAGGTTCCGGTGATAATCGGCTCGAAGCCCAACATCGAAGTTGTCGGCGTCCGCTTTGAACCCGAGCCGAGGCAGGGAGAAACAGTCAACGTCTACATCACCCTGAAGAACACCGGTGGCGAGAAGGCGACGAGCGTTCTCATAGAGGGCATAGTGAAGGCGAACCAGCCCTTCACCCTCGACAAGAGAACGGACTACGTCGGAGATCTGGCCCCCGGGGCAACGGGAGAGGGTGTCATAGCGCTCAAAATAGACAAAAACGCCATCCCGAAGGACTACAGCATCCAGCTCCGTATAAGGGCCGTCGGAGATCCGAACCAGGGCGACGACAACGTCTACGTCTTTGAGAAGTCAATTCCGGTGGAGGTCCGTGAGAACACCAGGACCGCGAGCAACTTCAGGAACCTGGCCATAGGAATGGGCATCATCGTGGTAGTCGTTGTTATCTACACCTACCTCAGGTCGAGAAGGGGGTGA
- a CDS encoding LEA type 2 family protein produces MNLKLIILGVILIIIAWIGYVAYAAYTASPTINAQWGYVDEKTTEIWIDARLSKPLLVPASVENLTIEFMGIPVARVARFDYSATSTDVSMALAIDNQNLVNSLVRYLDNGQRGTVLILLRSKLLGVIPINADIKEEISENVLAYLNFTAESKEIANGLVKTPELVETTFDWAGEEDGKAVLVAHMKFYNPNGFPIPVGNVSFDAYANDIKIGHGKTVNRITIPAKGYATLDVETYIIEDALPKVWATHIKNGEVSKVRADIFLDIEFMGQEYRAKLVSYEETVQTDIMGELNSMLDDMIG; encoded by the coding sequence ATGAACCTGAAGCTCATAATTCTCGGAGTGATCCTCATCATCATAGCCTGGATAGGCTACGTAGCTTATGCCGCCTACACGGCGAGCCCCACCATCAACGCCCAGTGGGGCTACGTTGACGAGAAGACCACGGAGATATGGATAGACGCGAGGCTGAGCAAGCCGCTCCTCGTTCCAGCCTCCGTGGAGAACCTCACGATAGAGTTCATGGGTATACCCGTGGCAAGGGTCGCGAGGTTCGATTACAGTGCGACGAGCACTGACGTGAGCATGGCGCTGGCCATAGACAACCAGAACCTCGTGAACTCCCTGGTGAGGTACCTCGACAACGGGCAGAGAGGTACGGTGCTCATACTACTCAGGAGCAAACTGCTTGGGGTCATACCGATAAATGCAGACATAAAGGAGGAGATAAGCGAGAACGTTCTTGCATATCTCAACTTCACGGCCGAGAGCAAGGAGATAGCCAACGGCCTCGTCAAGACGCCGGAACTGGTCGAAACCACCTTTGACTGGGCCGGGGAGGAGGATGGAAAGGCCGTCCTCGTGGCCCACATGAAGTTCTACAACCCGAACGGCTTCCCCATACCCGTAGGAAACGTCAGCTTCGATGCATACGCCAACGACATCAAGATCGGCCACGGGAAGACAGTCAACAGGATAACCATACCGGCAAAGGGCTATGCCACTCTTGACGTGGAGACCTACATCATCGAGGATGCACTTCCAAAGGTGTGGGCAACCCACATCAAGAACGGCGAGGTCAGCAAAGTGAGGGCCGACATCTTCCTCGACATCGAGTTCATGGGGCAGGAGTACAGGGCCAAACTCGTCAGCTACGAGGAGACGGTACAAACAGACATAATGGGAGAGCTCAACTCGATGCTGGACGACATGATCGGATGA
- a CDS encoding DUF3201 domain-containing protein, which yields MDVREVHEFLNGMWESIFALNEELREELPPLGFKVEPVEEVFGAYIFLDGEWRQMSYPHPAFEIKPQMEAGATPESYYLVVAVPKERISENFVGLFLEIFPRSFIYGSENFLNDLYNWRRDGRISPTEILERIEESDERVFQFEANFGSAKALKQGIKRIIDLGKRFEIFDL from the coding sequence ATGGACGTAAGAGAGGTTCACGAGTTTTTAAACGGCATGTGGGAGAGCATCTTCGCGCTCAACGAGGAACTGAGGGAAGAATTACCGCCCCTCGGCTTCAAGGTCGAGCCGGTCGAGGAGGTCTTCGGTGCGTACATCTTTCTGGACGGCGAGTGGAGGCAGATGAGCTATCCCCATCCAGCCTTCGAGATAAAGCCCCAAATGGAGGCAGGGGCAACGCCCGAGAGCTACTATCTGGTCGTTGCCGTGCCAAAGGAGAGGATAAGCGAGAACTTCGTGGGCCTCTTCCTGGAGATATTCCCCAGGAGCTTCATCTACGGTTCCGAGAACTTCCTCAACGACCTCTACAACTGGAGGAGGGACGGGAGGATTTCCCCGACCGAAATACTGGAAAGGATAGAGGAGAGCGACGAGAGGGTCTTCCAGTTTGAGGCCAACTTTGGAAGTGCCAAAGCCCTAAAGCAGGGAATAAAAAGGATCATTGACCTCGGAAAGCGCTTTGAAATCTTCGACCTCTGA
- a CDS encoding RsmB/NOP family class I SAM-dependent RNA methyltransferase, giving the protein MGYQEAFPQELKEYYRKLFGSEAEEIMASLRTPVEKYYIRVNTLKTSRSKLMSILRKEGLKPKRSPYLKEGIYFEREGPNFEDDYEPGLPVVRANKFAAESVYQGAMLYAPGVLQADKRIKPGDEVEIRDPRGLLVGIGIAKMSAKEMVVSTRGMAVEVTLPKFKLPSLSELESFREGLFYAQSLPSMVVAHVLEPSEEELIIDMAAAPGGKTSHIAQLMENRGEIIALDKSRNRLKKMEEELKRLGVKNVKPIRMDARKLPELGIEADKILLDAPCTALGIRPKLWESRTPKDIEATARYQRAFIWAAIKSLRKGGVLVYSTCTLSYEENEANVRYILSKGLKLEEQNLFIGSHGIGIENVQRFYPNRHLTQGFFIARFRKV; this is encoded by the coding sequence ATGGGGTACCAGGAAGCGTTTCCACAGGAGCTGAAGGAATACTATAGGAAACTCTTCGGAAGCGAAGCGGAGGAGATAATGGCCTCCCTCAGGACGCCGGTCGAGAAGTACTACATCAGGGTGAACACTCTCAAGACGAGCCGCTCGAAGCTCATGAGCATCCTCAGAAAGGAGGGCCTCAAGCCGAAGAGGAGTCCCTACCTCAAGGAGGGAATCTACTTCGAGAGGGAAGGCCCGAACTTCGAGGACGATTACGAGCCGGGCCTCCCGGTTGTCAGGGCCAACAAGTTCGCGGCCGAGAGCGTTTACCAGGGGGCGATGCTCTACGCTCCAGGGGTTCTTCAGGCTGATAAAAGGATAAAGCCCGGTGACGAGGTCGAGATAAGGGACCCGAGGGGCCTTTTGGTAGGAATCGGAATAGCCAAGATGAGCGCCAAGGAGATGGTGGTTTCGACGAGGGGGATGGCGGTTGAGGTAACGCTCCCGAAGTTCAAACTGCCGAGTTTAAGCGAGCTGGAATCCTTCAGGGAGGGTCTCTTCTACGCCCAGAGTTTGCCCTCCATGGTGGTCGCCCACGTTCTTGAGCCGAGCGAGGAGGAGCTGATAATAGACATGGCCGCCGCCCCCGGAGGAAAAACCTCCCACATAGCCCAGCTCATGGAGAACAGGGGCGAGATAATAGCCCTCGACAAGTCGAGGAACAGGCTCAAAAAGATGGAGGAGGAGCTGAAGAGGCTCGGGGTCAAGAACGTCAAACCCATCAGGATGGACGCGAGGAAACTTCCCGAACTCGGTATTGAGGCAGACAAGATACTCCTCGATGCGCCGTGCACGGCCCTCGGGATAAGGCCGAAGCTCTGGGAGAGCAGGACGCCGAAGGACATAGAAGCAACTGCCAGATATCAGAGGGCCTTCATCTGGGCCGCCATAAAGTCTCTGAGGAAGGGCGGCGTTCTGGTTTACTCCACCTGCACGCTGAGTTACGAGGAGAACGAGGCCAACGTGAGGTACATCCTCTCGAAAGGGTTAAAGCTTGAGGAGCAGAACCTGTTTATAGGTTCCCACGGCATAGGGATCGAGAACGTCCAGAGGTTTTACCCCAACAGACACCTCACCCAGGGCTTCTTCATAGCCCGTTTTAGGAAGGTGTAG